In Leclercia sp. LSNIH1, the genomic stretch CTGGATATCAACCCGTGGCGCAGCAATACCGATTTTGTTCCTGCCATCGGTCGGTTAGTACGTCAGTAAAATAAATAAATTTATAATATGCGCGGTATGTTCCGCGCTTTAGGTTGTGAAAGGTCATAAGCCAGGGCTATTGTAATCAACGGGGAAAGACGATAAACGTCCCGTAAGGAGCTCACTTGATTACACATATTAGCCCGCTTGGCTCAATGGATATGTTGTCGCAGCTGGAAGTGGACATGCTCAAGAGCACGGCCAGCAGCGATCTTTATCAATTGTTTCGCAACTGTTCACTTGCCGTTCTGAACTCCGGTAGCCTCACCGACAACAGCAAAGAGTTGCTGTCGCGCTTTGAAAGCTTTGATATCAATGTCCTGCGCCGCGAACGTGGCGTAAAGCTGGAACTGATTAACCCGCCAGAAGAGGCCTTTGTTGACGGGCGCATCATTCGTGCGCTGCAGGCCAACCTGTTTGCGGTCCTGCGCGATATCCTGTTTGTGAACGGCCAGATCAATAACGCCGGTCGTTTTCAGCATCTGAACCTGGAAAGCTCCGTTCATATTACCAACCTGGTCTTCTCTATTCTGCGTAACGCCCGTGCTCTGCACGTGGGCGAAGCGCCAAGCATGGTGGTGTGCTGGGGTGGTCACTCCATTAACGAAACCGAATATCTCTACGCCCGTCGCGTGGGCACCCAGTTGGGTCTGCGCGAGCTGAACATCTGCACAGGCTGTGGCCCGGGTGCGATGGAGGCGCCAATGAAGGGAGCGGCAGTGGGCCATGCGCAGCAGCGCTACAAAGAGGGCCGCTTCATCGGTATGACCGAGCCGTCTATTATCGCCGCTGAACCACCCAATCCGCTGGTTAACGAACTGATCATCATGCCGGACATTGAGAAACGTCTGGAGGCGTTTGTCCGTATCGCCCACGGGATTATCATCTTCCCGGGCGGCGTAGGGACAGCAGAAGAGTTGCTCTATCTGCTGGGCATTCTGATGCATCCGGCAAACCACGATCAGGTGCTGCCGCTGATCCTCACCGGCCCGAAAGAGAGCGCCGACTACTTCCGCGTCCTGGATGAGTTCATTGTGCATACGCTGGGAGAAACGGCCCGTCGTCACTATCGCATTATTATTGACGATGCCGCAGAAGTGGCACGCCAGATGAAAAAGGCCATGCCGCTGGTGAAAGAGAACCGCCGGGATACCGGGGATGCCTACAGCTTTAACTGGTCGATCCGTATTTCGCCCGATCTGCAGATCCCGTTTGAGCCATCCCATGAAAATATGGCTAACCTGAAGCTCTACCCCGATCAGCCGGTTGAAACGCTGGCCGCCGATCTGCGTCGCGCCTTCTCAGGCATCGTGGCCGGTAACGTTAAAGAGGTGGGTATCCAGGCCATCGAGGAGTTTGGTCCCTATAAAATTCATGGCGACCGCGAAATGATGCGCCGCATGGACGATCTGCTCCAGGGCTTTGTCGCTCAGCATCGTATGAAACTTCCGGGCAGCGCCTACATCCCCTGCTACGAGATTTGCGCATAACACCCGTGCCCGGCTGCG encodes the following:
- the ppnN gene encoding nucleotide 5'-monophosphate nucleosidase PpnN; this encodes MITHISPLGSMDMLSQLEVDMLKSTASSDLYQLFRNCSLAVLNSGSLTDNSKELLSRFESFDINVLRRERGVKLELINPPEEAFVDGRIIRALQANLFAVLRDILFVNGQINNAGRFQHLNLESSVHITNLVFSILRNARALHVGEAPSMVVCWGGHSINETEYLYARRVGTQLGLRELNICTGCGPGAMEAPMKGAAVGHAQQRYKEGRFIGMTEPSIIAAEPPNPLVNELIIMPDIEKRLEAFVRIAHGIIIFPGGVGTAEELLYLLGILMHPANHDQVLPLILTGPKESADYFRVLDEFIVHTLGETARRHYRIIIDDAAEVARQMKKAMPLVKENRRDTGDAYSFNWSIRISPDLQIPFEPSHENMANLKLYPDQPVETLAADLRRAFSGIVAGNVKEVGIQAIEEFGPYKIHGDREMMRRMDDLLQGFVAQHRMKLPGSAYIPCYEICA